A region from the Polaribacter sp. Hel1_33_78 genome encodes:
- a CDS encoding zinc-dependent alcohol dehydrogenase family protein has translation MKALVYYGDHNIALEERPKPTIIKPTDVIIKVLKTTICGTDLGIYKGKNPEIESGRILGHEGVGIIEEIGGSVSQFKKGDKVLISCITSCGSCEYCKKQMYAHCKDGGWILGYMIDGVQAEYVRIPHADNSLHSIPENIDDEIAVLLSDILPTGHEIGVLYGNVKPGDEIAIVGAGPVGMSALLTAQFYSPSKIIMIDLDDNRLQLAKELGATHTINSGTTNVAKATIEIVGTEGVDVAIEAVGLPATWNICQKIVKPGAHIANIGVHGKKVDFNIEKLWIKNLTITTGLVNTNTTPMLLKAAATNHLDLKKMITHHFPLSELEHAYQVFLNGAKEKAMKIIIDTE, from the coding sequence ATGAAAGCATTAGTTTATTACGGCGATCATAATATCGCTCTTGAAGAAAGACCAAAACCAACAATCATCAAACCAACAGATGTTATTATAAAAGTTTTAAAAACAACCATTTGTGGTACTGATTTAGGAATCTACAAAGGCAAAAACCCCGAAATAGAAAGTGGCCGAATTTTAGGTCATGAAGGTGTAGGTATTATCGAAGAAATTGGAGGAAGTGTTTCTCAGTTTAAAAAGGGAGACAAGGTGCTAATTTCGTGCATTACCTCTTGTGGTTCTTGTGAATATTGTAAGAAACAAATGTATGCCCATTGTAAAGACGGAGGCTGGATTTTAGGCTATATGATAGATGGCGTTCAAGCAGAGTATGTAAGAATTCCTCATGCCGATAACAGCTTGCATAGCATTCCTGAAAACATTGATGATGAAATAGCGGTTTTGTTAAGTGATATACTGCCTACTGGTCATGAAATAGGTGTGCTATATGGAAATGTAAAACCCGGCGATGAAATTGCAATCGTTGGTGCAGGTCCGGTTGGAATGTCTGCACTTTTAACAGCGCAGTTCTACTCGCCTTCTAAAATAATTATGATTGATTTAGATGACAACAGACTGCAATTAGCCAAAGAATTAGGTGCTACTCATACCATTAATTCTGGAACTACTAACGTGGCAAAAGCCACTATAGAAATAGTGGGCACTGAAGGGGTTGATGTGGCTATAGAAGCTGTTGGACTTCCCGCAACTTGGAATATTTGTCAGAAAATTGTAAAACCAGGGGCACACATCGCAAATATAGGTGTACATGGCAAAAAGGTAGATTTTAATATTGAAAAATTATGGATTAAAAATCTTACCATCACTACCGGACTTGTAAACACCAATACAACGCCCATGCTATTAAAAGCCGCGGCTACGAATCATTTAGATTTAAAGAAAATGATTACACATCATTTCCCTCTTTCAGAATTGGAACATGCGTATCAAGTATTTTTAAATGGTGCTAAAGAAAAAGCTATGAAAATTATTATTGATACTGAATAA
- a CDS encoding sulfatase, which produces MIANCQKTQVTQKPNILLICVDDLRPELKSFGADYISSPNIDHLATEGIKFQKHFANAPSCGPSRYTLLTGQYGTAGNNALFLRANKIKEGTKIINQSMPEWFKTHGYTTVSVGKVSHHPGGRGGKDWNDSTKIEMPNTWDRHLMPVAEWEHPRGIMHGLANGEIRLKSSDMNVFQTVKGTDNIYPDGAITEEALKQLKELTTINKNPFFLAVGIIKPHLPFGAPKSYFDQYEGVQLPSIEHPGKPEGRSTWHGSGEFKQYNRWGKNANTDTVFADEVRRHYAACVSYADAQVGKILAELKRTGADENTIVVIWGDHGWHLGEHAIWGKHSLFEESLHSPLIIHYPRMKHKGANTDAIVETLDIFPTLCDLTGIEIPKYAQGVSLKGILVDPEIPGHTALAYKKGASTIRTSTHRMILHQDGFVELYDHTTAEKETKNVAVKYPKLVEELKNALNTRLN; this is translated from the coding sequence ATGATAGCAAATTGTCAAAAAACACAAGTCACTCAAAAACCTAATATTCTACTCATTTGTGTGGATGACCTTCGCCCGGAATTGAAGAGTTTTGGAGCAGACTATATTAGCTCGCCAAACATTGATCATTTGGCAACAGAAGGAATTAAATTTCAGAAGCATTTTGCAAATGCTCCTAGTTGTGGACCATCTCGATATACTTTATTAACAGGGCAGTATGGAACAGCAGGAAATAATGCACTTTTTCTTCGGGCAAATAAAATAAAAGAGGGCACAAAAATAATAAATCAAAGTATGCCGGAGTGGTTTAAAACACATGGTTATACAACGGTTTCAGTTGGGAAAGTATCTCATCATCCTGGAGGGAGAGGTGGTAAGGATTGGAATGATAGCACAAAAATAGAGATGCCAAATACATGGGATAGACATCTTATGCCGGTTGCGGAATGGGAGCATCCACGGGGCATTATGCACGGATTGGCTAACGGAGAGATTCGCTTAAAATCAAGTGATATGAACGTTTTTCAAACAGTAAAGGGAACTGATAATATATATCCAGATGGGGCAATTACAGAGGAGGCATTGAAACAATTAAAAGAACTCACTACAATTAATAAAAATCCATTTTTTCTTGCCGTAGGAATTATCAAACCACACCTGCCTTTTGGTGCGCCAAAATCTTATTTTGATCAATATGAAGGTGTTCAACTTCCTTCAATAGAACACCCTGGAAAACCAGAAGGGAGGAGCACATGGCATGGTTCTGGTGAATTTAAGCAATATAATCGTTGGGGTAAAAACGCGAATACAGATACCGTTTTTGCGGATGAAGTGCGTCGTCATTATGCAGCTTGTGTTAGTTATGCGGATGCTCAAGTGGGGAAAATTCTCGCAGAATTAAAACGTACTGGAGCGGATGAAAATACCATCGTTGTCATTTGGGGTGACCATGGTTGGCATTTGGGAGAACACGCAATTTGGGGGAAACATAGTTTGTTCGAGGAATCGTTACATTCACCTTTAATAATTCACTATCCTCGTATGAAACACAAAGGCGCTAACACAGATGCGATCGTGGAAACCTTGGATATTTTTCCGACATTATGTGATTTAACAGGAATTGAAATTCCTAAGTATGCCCAAGGGGTATCACTGAAAGGAATATTAGTAGATCCAGAAATACCTGGTCACACGGCTTTAGCATATAAAAAAGGGGCTTCAACAATAAGAACTTCAACGCATAGGATGATACTTCATCAGGACGGATTTGTAGAATTGTATGATCATACTACTGCAGAAAAGGAAACAAAAAATGTAGCTGTAAAATACCCAAAATTAGTTGAGGAATTAAAGAATGCTTTAAATACTAGATTAAATTAA
- a CDS encoding glycerophosphodiester phosphodiesterase family protein → MILATRCIFIVVFVLSSMLTNAQTKIIAHRGFSGIAPENTLIAFQKAIECKADYFELDVHRTKNDSIVVIHNSSIDKTSSNGFKGEIAEMNYSDLTAVKVGYSAKFGDKYENEKIPTLREALALAKGKIKVCIEIKVYGTEKEVLKIVNDLGVKEDVIIFSFKYPVLAKIRQLDKNIPILWLINKADKMTLEYAKIIELNAIGVGPETTVTKEYLNFAHENDLEVWKWTVNKKDEMQRLIDLGLDGLITDFPDKVLKKTKQNSK, encoded by the coding sequence ATGATTTTAGCAACTAGATGTATCTTTATAGTAGTATTCGTTTTAAGTAGCATGCTAACGAATGCTCAAACAAAAATAATTGCGCATCGCGGATTTTCAGGAATAGCTCCCGAGAACACGCTTATTGCTTTTCAAAAGGCGATTGAATGTAAAGCGGATTATTTCGAGTTGGATGTTCATAGAACCAAGAATGATTCTATTGTTGTTATTCATAATTCATCTATAGATAAGACGAGCTCCAATGGTTTTAAAGGAGAAATTGCCGAAATGAATTATAGTGATTTAACTGCTGTTAAAGTAGGTTACAGTGCTAAATTTGGTGATAAATATGAAAATGAAAAGATTCCAACTTTAAGAGAAGCCCTTGCGTTGGCAAAAGGAAAGATTAAGGTCTGCATTGAAATAAAGGTTTATGGAACAGAGAAAGAGGTTCTTAAAATTGTAAATGACCTTGGAGTAAAAGAGGATGTAATCATATTTTCTTTTAAGTACCCCGTATTAGCCAAAATAAGACAACTGGATAAGAATATTCCAATCCTTTGGCTCATAAATAAAGCAGATAAAATGACCCTAGAGTATGCTAAAATTATTGAATTGAATGCTATTGGAGTTGGACCAGAAACTACTGTTACAAAAGAATATCTAAACTTTGCGCACGAAAACGATCTTGAGGTGTGGAAATGGACAGTAAATAAGAAAGATGAAATGCAACGATTAATTGATCTTGGATTAGATGGATTAATTACTGATTTCCCAGATAAAGTCTTAAAAAAAACAAAGCAAAACTCAAAATAA
- a CDS encoding sulfatase, with protein sequence MKNLSSTLLLSLILIGCSSAKPKPVQETKQPNILFIMSDDHTKQAWGIYGGVLKDHVQNRNIERLANEGVVLENCLVSNSICTPSRATILTGQYSHRNGITTLGKGLSPTYNNIAKEMGKGGYQTSIIGKWHLKQEPSGFDYYCVLPGQGLYNNPIMKTKENWKDYNKGGKIYEGFSADIIADKTINWIENRDKSKPFMSFCHFKATHEPYDYPERFSHLYRNETIPEPTSLYDKGPNTTGRSLIGQSIDSLGNRYVFSTNNPDKRSDYMQYPELPFSIDGLSKKEARSKVYQKFVKDFMRCGAAIDDNIGKLLDYLEASGLDENTIVIYTADQGYFLGEHGWFDKRLIYEESIHMPFVIRYPKEIPAGKRNKDIIENVDFSALFADYAGIKYPENMQGKSFRENLKGNTSKDWRQYGYYRYWQHQKDRPGHFGIRGKRYKLAFYYGKGFKNNHKQADENTKFWDFYDLQKDPNELHNAYKDSTYQKVITKLKKELLKQRALLGDTDKDSKKIQNSIKTYWDSKS encoded by the coding sequence ATGAAAAATCTATCATCTACACTATTACTATCACTTATTTTAATTGGATGTTCTAGTGCTAAACCAAAACCCGTACAAGAAACGAAACAACCTAACATTCTTTTTATCATGTCTGATGACCATACGAAGCAAGCTTGGGGAATCTACGGTGGGGTTTTAAAAGACCATGTACAAAATAGAAACATAGAAAGGTTAGCGAACGAAGGAGTTGTTTTAGAAAATTGTTTGGTTTCAAATTCAATTTGCACGCCAAGTAGAGCTACCATACTGACAGGACAATATAGCCATAGAAATGGTATTACAACATTAGGAAAAGGGTTAAGTCCTACGTATAATAATATTGCTAAAGAAATGGGTAAAGGAGGTTATCAAACCTCTATAATTGGTAAATGGCATCTAAAACAAGAACCAAGTGGTTTTGATTATTATTGTGTCTTGCCAGGTCAAGGCTTGTATAATAATCCGATTATGAAAACCAAAGAAAATTGGAAAGACTATAATAAAGGAGGAAAAATATACGAAGGTTTTAGTGCTGATATCATTGCAGATAAAACAATAAATTGGATTGAAAATAGAGATAAATCAAAACCATTCATGTCTTTTTGCCATTTTAAAGCGACACATGAACCCTATGATTATCCAGAACGTTTCTCACATCTATATCGTAATGAAACAATTCCAGAACCTACCTCTTTGTATGATAAGGGACCCAATACTACAGGACGTTCACTAATTGGTCAGTCTATAGATAGTTTAGGAAATCGATATGTTTTTTCAACAAATAATCCTGATAAAAGGTCAGATTATATGCAATACCCAGAATTGCCTTTTTCTATTGATGGATTAAGTAAAAAAGAAGCAAGAAGTAAAGTATATCAAAAATTTGTAAAAGATTTTATGCGATGCGGTGCGGCAATTGATGATAATATAGGTAAGCTTTTAGATTATTTAGAAGCGTCTGGTTTAGACGAAAACACGATCGTTATTTATACAGCAGATCAAGGATATTTTTTAGGAGAGCATGGTTGGTTTGATAAAAGATTGATTTATGAAGAATCCATTCATATGCCATTTGTAATTCGTTACCCCAAAGAAATTCCCGCAGGAAAACGCAATAAAGATATTATAGAAAATGTAGATTTCTCTGCATTATTTGCAGATTATGCGGGGATAAAATATCCAGAAAATATGCAAGGTAAAAGTTTTAGAGAAAATTTAAAAGGCAACACTTCTAAAGATTGGAGACAATACGGGTATTACCGATATTGGCAACATCAAAAAGACAGACCAGGTCATTTTGGAATTCGTGGGAAGCGTTATAAATTAGCTTTTTACTATGGAAAAGGGTTTAAAAATAATCATAAACAAGCAGATGAAAATACGAAATTTTGGGATTTTTACGATTTACAAAAAGATCCTAATGAACTCCATAACGCCTATAAAGATTCAACATATCAAAAGGTTATAACAAAATTAAAAAAAGAACTTCTCAAACAGAGAGCGCTTTTAGGCGATACAGATAAAGATTCTAAAAAAATACAAAATAGTATCAAGACGTATTGGGATAGTAAATCTTAA
- a CDS encoding right-handed parallel beta-helix repeat-containing protein has protein sequence MKINTYLNIATIYFLIFVSNSIQAQYEPSILFYNNSNQLVYVSDEDGNHIPDYSYVGYKNGEEALPTVAVVKEISPVAGDNTAHIQAAIDEVEALALNTNGHRGALLLLPGEYLVSGELIINRSGVVLRGSGDGENATTNTIIRGVGNVPDERTLIRIGTNNKSGFGGQVAGTRQDIVSPYIPAGSRTIEVADASVYNVGDNIIIKHPSTAAWLAAVDNGGVASDAPWEPNTINLVFNRHITSIDGNKIQVATPIYDTLDRSLSQSYVYTYNGNSQLKECGVENLRIFVESSGVTGRDHVKIGIHMIGVDNSWVQGVTILRVSDQGVKFDEATRCSVIDTNVLDMHGPISGGWRYNFEVTDFCNNILFENCTASNGRHTFVANGASDVNGIVFTNCSSSGDYTRSESHRRWSQGILWDNISWTNTNATGILGLHNRGSYGTGHGWTLTNGVAWNISAPSNQIAIQKPPIGQNYAIGCDATVNGEAPFRHPVGYIEGTGENLRIQSLYTAQFEDRTSHGVLPDTPGKLFPNDYMFTDTEKYLELTWHDVSIEEDSYILERSSDGVIFQTIATLPANTETYTDTDLQQENYFYRLKSTNTIGTSPASNTIQTNDYQITTQNIVYVSATGAGSMDGTSESNALDNFGVAMSNITSEGDKLIIIGTIAPDGANLTSKNFAFTIEGLDANSVIDGNGGTDRLFTINGATSADVTFKNLTFSGHDTSLAGGSVFFNNNAGAKATFNNCIITGNSVSNGAGGGAIFFANGNLNIIDSSFESNTSIEEAGAIFGQSGTIKITNSLFKSNSAATKGGALYANSANFTITGSTFYDNETTGDAGAVGGAALYIAGANSTNSITNCTFYQNTTGTTNQDYGTIRTDNGNTTVSNSLFYDNKLNNDQNAPSDWGAGSNGTQTFETSIAQWISTNIDNQDEGTGSITGIKGGTGTPADLASSNLTFNPTTGKVEYDAVSYTEHSPIDFGSDGNDVGAWDSGLTLSLDKEDFLATKLSVYYNKSSKILELQHTITEPVSIEIYNILGVKILTLKDVAKNQRVNANSLQTGIYILVGKTPTKFFSKKFLIN, from the coding sequence ATGAAAATAAACACTTATTTAAATATTGCTACAATTTACTTCCTAATTTTTGTATCAAACTCTATTCAGGCGCAATATGAGCCATCTATCCTTTTCTATAACAATTCAAATCAGTTAGTTTACGTATCTGATGAAGATGGAAATCACATTCCTGATTATAGTTATGTAGGTTATAAAAATGGTGAAGAAGCATTACCAACTGTAGCAGTTGTTAAAGAAATAAGTCCTGTCGCTGGAGATAACACAGCACATATCCAAGCTGCCATTGACGAAGTAGAAGCATTAGCACTAAACACAAATGGACATAGAGGAGCCTTGTTATTATTACCAGGAGAATATCTTGTTAGTGGTGAACTCATCATAAATAGAAGCGGCGTTGTACTACGTGGTTCTGGAGATGGTGAAAATGCAACAACAAATACAATTATTAGAGGCGTAGGGAACGTTCCAGACGAAAGAACACTAATTAGAATTGGCACGAATAACAAAAGTGGTTTTGGAGGGCAAGTTGCAGGAACTAGGCAAGATATTGTGAGCCCTTATATTCCAGCTGGAAGCAGAACTATTGAAGTTGCAGATGCATCAGTTTATAATGTTGGTGATAATATTATCATAAAACATCCTAGTACAGCAGCGTGGTTAGCAGCAGTTGATAATGGTGGTGTTGCTTCGGACGCCCCGTGGGAGCCTAATACAATAAATTTAGTTTTCAATAGACATATTACGAGTATTGATGGTAACAAAATTCAGGTAGCAACGCCTATTTACGATACATTAGATCGGTCATTGTCTCAATCCTACGTGTACACATATAATGGTAATAGTCAATTAAAAGAATGTGGTGTTGAAAACTTACGAATATTTGTAGAATCATCAGGAGTAACAGGCAGAGATCATGTCAAAATAGGTATTCATATGATTGGGGTAGATAATTCTTGGGTCCAAGGCGTCACCATTTTAAGAGTGAGCGACCAAGGCGTTAAATTTGATGAAGCCACACGTTGTTCTGTAATTGATACCAATGTCCTAGATATGCATGGGCCAATTTCTGGGGGATGGAGATACAATTTCGAAGTAACTGACTTCTGTAACAATATTCTTTTTGAAAATTGTACAGCATCTAACGGTAGGCATACATTTGTTGCTAATGGAGCGAGTGATGTTAATGGAATTGTGTTTACCAATTGTTCATCTTCTGGAGATTACACCAGATCTGAGTCCCATAGACGTTGGAGTCAAGGAATACTTTGGGATAATATTTCTTGGACAAACACCAATGCAACTGGTATTTTAGGGTTACACAATAGAGGGAGCTATGGAACAGGGCATGGTTGGACTTTAACGAACGGCGTGGCTTGGAATATTAGTGCACCTTCTAATCAAATAGCAATTCAAAAACCACCTATTGGTCAAAACTATGCTATTGGTTGTGATGCCACTGTTAATGGAGAGGCCCCTTTTAGGCATCCAGTAGGTTATATTGAGGGAACTGGAGAGAATTTAAGAATACAATCTTTATATACCGCTCAATTTGAAGATAGAACTTCACATGGTGTATTGCCAGATACACCAGGAAAGTTATTTCCAAATGATTATATGTTTACAGATACAGAAAAGTATTTAGAACTTACATGGCATGATGTATCTATTGAAGAAGATAGCTATATTTTAGAACGCTCATCAGATGGTGTTATCTTTCAGACAATTGCAACACTTCCTGCAAATACAGAAACTTATACAGATACAGATTTACAACAAGAAAACTATTTTTACAGGTTAAAATCCACAAACACAATAGGGACTTCTCCAGCGTCTAATACAATACAAACCAATGATTACCAAATAACTACACAAAATATAGTTTATGTTTCTGCAACAGGTGCTGGTAGTATGGATGGCACAAGTGAATCAAATGCATTAGACAACTTTGGCGTTGCCATGTCTAATATAACCTCTGAAGGTGATAAACTTATAATTATAGGAACCATTGCACCAGATGGCGCTAATCTAACCTCTAAGAATTTTGCATTTACTATAGAAGGTTTGGATGCTAACTCAGTTATAGATGGAAATGGTGGTACAGACAGACTCTTTACAATAAATGGAGCAACGTCGGCAGATGTTACTTTTAAAAATCTTACGTTTTCAGGTCATGATACATCGCTTGCAGGTGGTAGTGTGTTTTTTAATAACAATGCTGGGGCTAAAGCCACTTTTAATAATTGCATTATAACGGGTAATTCTGTATCTAATGGAGCTGGTGGTGGTGCCATATTTTTTGCCAATGGAAATTTGAATATAATAGACAGCTCATTTGAAAGTAATACTTCGATAGAAGAAGCAGGTGCTATTTTTGGGCAATCAGGTACAATTAAAATAACAAATTCACTTTTTAAAAGTAATTCAGCAGCTACAAAAGGAGGAGCTTTGTATGCTAATTCAGCAAATTTCACCATAACAGGTTCTACTTTTTATGATAATGAAACAACTGGTGATGCTGGTGCCGTTGGTGGTGCTGCTTTATATATTGCAGGGGCTAATAGTACAAATAGTATAACAAATTGTACATTTTATCAAAATACAACCGGCACTACTAACCAAGATTATGGAACAATAAGAACAGATAACGGTAATACTACTGTTTCAAATAGCTTATTTTATGATAATAAATTGAATAATGATCAAAATGCTCCATCAGATTGGGGTGCAGGTTCTAATGGAACACAAACTTTTGAGACTTCTATAGCACAATGGATTAGTACTAATATAGATAATCAAGATGAAGGTACTGGTTCTATAACAGGAATCAAAGGAGGTACAGGTACTCCAGCAGATCTTGCATCTTCTAATCTAACATTTAATCCAACTACTGGCAAAGTAGAATATGATGCTGTAAGTTATACGGAACATAGCCCTATTGATTTTGGATCTGATGGTAATGACGTTGGTGCTTGGGATTCTGGCTTAACCTTATCTTTAGATAAAGAAGATTTTTTAGCAACTAAACTTTCTGTTTATTATAACAAATCGTCAAAAATTTTAGAATTACAACATACAATAACAGAACCAGTATCCATTGAAATATATAATATTTTAGGAGTTAAAATTTTAACCTTAAAAGATGTAGCTAAAAATCAAAGAGTAAATGCGAATTCATTACAAACTGGCATTTATATATTAGTAGGTAAAACACCTACTAAATTTTTCTCTAAAAAATTCTTGATTAATTAA
- a CDS encoding BrxA family protein, translating into MNKYDFSFTVSFLRLNEMILVAKAYLENRPIDFVNELGIVKSSAGKRLLLEFEKRISKLTIQQLKLLANGDLTTQKQIAYLSACKTYGFIRDFAVAVLREKYLVFDDQISESDFISFYRRTNDLHPEMDEFTEQTIKKIRQVTFKILEQAGLIDAVRNSLIIPQIMDDTIAKSIINDNPEWLKVFLISDIDINNWTNKWKT; encoded by the coding sequence ATGAATAAATATGATTTTTCTTTTACTGTGTCTTTCCTTCGATTAAATGAGATGATACTTGTAGCGAAAGCGTACCTCGAAAACAGACCTATCGATTTTGTAAATGAATTAGGCATCGTTAAATCTTCAGCCGGTAAAAGGTTATTACTAGAGTTTGAAAAGCGAATTTCAAAGTTAACAATACAGCAATTAAAACTTTTAGCAAATGGTGATTTAACAACACAAAAGCAAATCGCTTATTTATCAGCATGCAAGACTTATGGTTTTATCCGAGATTTTGCTGTAGCTGTTTTAAGAGAGAAATACTTGGTGTTCGATGATCAAATAAGTGAGAGCGATTTCATAAGTTTTTATAGACGAACGAATGATTTACATCCTGAGATGGATGAGTTTACAGAGCAAACGATTAAAAAAATACGCCAGGTAACCTTTAAAATATTAGAGCAAGCAGGCTTAATTGATGCAGTTCGCAACAGCCTTATTATTCCACAAATTATGGATGATACTATAGCTAAGTCCATCATAAATGATAATCCTGAATGGCTGAAGGTTTTTTTAATAAGTGATATCGATATTAATAACTGGACAAATAAATGGAAAACATAG
- a CDS encoding sulfatase-like hydrolase/transferase has translation MISILFLGCFSSKSQVGNPEKTKKNQKPNVIFILTDDQGSIDVNSYGVKDLVTPNMNYIIENGVSFTQFYASPVCSPSRAALLTGKTPQRAGLSGNAVPNSKVKKGLPGTEYTMAEMFKDAGYATAHIGKWHLGDAPEMTPNAQGFDHSFGHMVGCIDNYSHFFYWSGPNRHDLFRNGKEVYYDGQFFPDLMVNEASNFIEENKKNPFFMYFAVNMPHYPYQGDAKWLDYYNDKGVSYPRNLYAAFISTLDERIGALLKKLDELGIKDNTIIVFQSDNGHSTEQRAHFGGGNAGPYRGAKSSLFEGGIRVPAAITWPNNIQKGAIRNQFGVNSDWMPTLAELCGIKLDQQDLDGKSLVDIINNEKEKTRHTEGYCWQYQDMWVARKGNWKLLGNPRDTSQKTYKLKEKRFLVNLDDDIGETINMAKKHPNKVIELEQQYRNWLKKNKN, from the coding sequence ATGATTAGTATACTTTTTTTAGGATGCTTTTCATCGAAGTCACAGGTTGGTAATCCCGAAAAAACAAAGAAAAACCAGAAGCCAAACGTTATTTTTATTTTAACAGATGATCAAGGCTCTATTGATGTAAATTCTTATGGAGTAAAAGATTTGGTAACTCCGAATATGAATTACATTATAGAAAACGGAGTCAGTTTTACTCAATTTTACGCCTCGCCTGTTTGTTCGCCTTCAAGAGCTGCTTTATTAACGGGTAAAACTCCTCAAAGAGCAGGTTTATCAGGAAATGCTGTGCCAAATTCAAAAGTAAAAAAAGGACTTCCTGGTACAGAATACACTATGGCAGAAATGTTTAAAGATGCAGGTTATGCTACAGCTCATATTGGAAAATGGCATTTAGGCGATGCTCCAGAAATGACTCCAAATGCTCAAGGGTTCGACCATTCTTTTGGTCATATGGTGGGCTGTATAGATAATTACTCGCATTTCTTTTATTGGAGTGGACCTAACAGGCACGATTTATTCAGAAACGGAAAAGAAGTCTATTATGATGGACAATTTTTTCCTGACTTAATGGTCAACGAAGCTTCTAATTTTATTGAAGAAAATAAAAAGAATCCTTTCTTTATGTATTTTGCTGTGAATATGCCGCATTATCCATATCAAGGCGATGCAAAATGGCTAGACTATTATAATGATAAAGGAGTTTCATATCCCCGAAATTTATATGCTGCATTTATTTCAACTTTAGACGAAAGAATTGGTGCACTACTTAAAAAACTCGATGAATTAGGGATCAAAGACAATACTATTATTGTTTTTCAATCTGACAATGGTCATTCAACAGAACAACGTGCGCATTTTGGCGGAGGAAACGCTGGGCCTTATAGAGGTGCAAAATCGAGTTTGTTTGAAGGGGGCATTCGAGTTCCTGCAGCCATCACTTGGCCAAATAACATTCAAAAAGGAGCCATTAGAAATCAGTTTGGAGTAAATTCAGATTGGATGCCAACTCTAGCAGAATTATGTGGAATTAAACTTGATCAACAAGATTTGGATGGTAAAAGTTTAGTTGACATCATCAATAATGAAAAAGAAAAAACTCGGCATACAGAGGGCTATTGTTGGCAATATCAAGATATGTGGGTGGCACGCAAGGGAAATTGGAAATTGTTAGGGAACCCAAGAGATACCAGTCAGAAAACATATAAATTAAAGGAAAAAAGATTCTTGGTAAACCTTGATGATGATATTGGTGAAACTATAAATATGGCTAAAAAACACCCCAATAAAGTTATTGAATTAGAACAACAGTATAGAAATTGGTTAAAAAAAAATAAAAACTAA